The DNA window CGGAAGTATCTCTTTTATTACGACGTGACGGAAGACGTCCCAGATCTGCCGTTTGTCTTCCTTGATGACGAGGAGGAGGAAGAAGAGGAGGAGTCCGAGTCGTGAATGCTCAAGGTGTAGGATGCCACGGTCGTCTCTCTCATTGAGCCCACCAGTGCAGTCATGGCAGAAGGGGTTGAGGTTGTTGAGCGCAATAAAAAAGCGCAGTTTGAGTACGACATTGAGGAGACGCTGGAGGCGGGGCTCGTCCTCGAGGGGTCCGAGGTGAAGTCGGTGCGCCAGGGCAAGGTCAGCCTCGACGGGGCGTACTGCCAGGTGGATCGGTACGGCGAGATGAAGATCCACGGGATGTACATCAAGCCGTATGATCAGGCCGGGCCGTTTGGGCACGAGCCGCGCCGTGATCGCAAGCTCCTTATGCACGATGAGGAGATTCAGAAGTGGGGGGATATGGCAGAGAAGAAGCGCTACACCATTGTGCCTCTAGAGCTCTACTTTCGCGATGGCTGGGCGAAGTTGAAAATTGGGCTCGCAAAGGGCCGAAAAAAGCACGACAAGCGCCAAGCCATCAAGGAGCGAGAAGAGAAGCGGCGCATGGAGCAGACGAAGCGGAAGTACAACCTCTAGTGTTGCGTTCGGTAATGGGGGAGGGATGGGTTTGTAGTGGAACTACCGGGCGAACGCAGATGCTCCAAGGCGTAAGATCCACGACGTCACAGGCAGTGAACGTCTCGCCAACCAGGGTTTGAAGCTGCGATTTCGAACCTCCCAACTTCTGGCCTGTCATCTCGATCAAAAAGCTCTCGGATGTCCCTCGTCGAGTACGATTCCTACCGGAGCCGATGATTCCTTGATAGGTGCCTCGACTTGACCCTAGATTGCGCTCGTTCGGAGTACCCCGACGTGGATTTTGAGATCGCTTGAAACGTGACATACGAAGAGTACGAGCACAGGGTATTCTAGAGAAGGGACGATTGGGACTGCTGACTGCAAACGACCGACTGCTGCCGAAAGGGGGCGGAGGCGCGTGGGGAGACGCGGTCCATTGTTTGCCGTCAGGGGAGGTCCCCATGGCCCCTATTCAGACATCCCTTTTGTCAGATTCATTTCTCACCACCAGTCGATCAGCAACCGAACATGGCCTTTCCACCAGTTGACGAGCAGATGGAGGTTCTCCGCCGCGGGGTGGAGGAGCTCATTCCCGAAGATGAGCTCGTCGAGAAAGTCGAACAATCGCGAGAAACCGAGACGCCTCTCACCGTAAAGCTTGGGTGCGATCCGAGCCGCCCGGACTTGCACCTCGGCCACACGGTCGTGCTCCGCAAGCTCCGGCAGTTTCAGGATCTGGGTCACCGGGCCATTCTCATCGTCGGCGATTTTACCGGCATGATCGGCGATCCGTCGGGACGGTCCAAGACGCGGCCGCAGCTTACGCTTGAGGAGACGCGCCAGCACGGACGGACCTATTACGAACAAGCGACGCGCATCCTCGACCCGGAGA is part of the Salinibacter sp. 10B genome and encodes:
- the smpB gene encoding SsrA-binding protein SmpB — its product is MAEGVEVVERNKKAQFEYDIEETLEAGLVLEGSEVKSVRQGKVSLDGAYCQVDRYGEMKIHGMYIKPYDQAGPFGHEPRRDRKLLMHDEEIQKWGDMAEKKRYTIVPLELYFRDGWAKLKIGLAKGRKKHDKRQAIKEREEKRRMEQTKRKYNL